In the genome of Deltaproteobacteria bacterium, one region contains:
- a CDS encoding NADH-quinone oxidoreductase subunit M, with translation MDLLTLVTFLPLAVGLVLLAVGSRLPDQAWRWAGLAATTATFLVSLLLWTGFDPAQGGYQFMRHVPWLPAYGIHWFVGIDGMSLLLVLLTTFLMPLVLLGSWTGISRSVKSFVFFNLALETGMLGAFVSLNLFQFYVFWEVMLIPMYFIIGAWGGPRRVYAAVKFFLFTMAGSLLMLIAILVLYFLHAEQFQGALTFDLVSAPGSTAPGLLATLVPVAAGGTVPWWQSQPWLFAAFALAFAVKVPMVPLHTWLPDAHVEAPTGGSVVLAGVLLKMGTYGFVRFALPLFPVAAEQFAPVIFTLAVIGILYGALVAMVQTDIKKLVAYSSVAHLGFVMLGAFALNEEGLQGSILQMVNHGLSTGALFLLVGMIYERRHTREIAQFGGIAKPMPVFAALFGIVTMSSIGLPALNGFVGEFLILVGAFLASPGFAVAAAFGVVLSAVYLLWMVARVFFGPCDNPENMGLLDLGLREKLVIAALLVPIVWIGVYPNPFLTRLEASVGDLLHHMEQRREAQLHGAPDEQLAYRPGEEAP, from the coding sequence ATGGACCTCCTCACCCTCGTCACCTTCCTGCCGCTGGCCGTGGGCCTGGTCCTGCTGGCGGTCGGCTCCCGGCTGCCCGACCAGGCCTGGCGCTGGGCGGGGCTCGCCGCCACCACCGCCACCTTCCTGGTGTCGCTGCTGCTCTGGACCGGATTCGACCCCGCGCAGGGCGGCTACCAGTTCATGCGCCACGTGCCGTGGCTCCCCGCCTACGGGATCCACTGGTTCGTCGGCATCGACGGCATGAGCCTGCTGCTCGTCCTGCTCACCACCTTCCTGATGCCGCTCGTGCTGCTCGGCTCGTGGACCGGCATCTCGCGCTCGGTCAAGAGCTTCGTGTTCTTCAACCTGGCGCTCGAGACCGGCATGCTCGGCGCCTTCGTGTCGCTGAACCTGTTCCAGTTCTACGTGTTCTGGGAGGTCATGCTGATCCCGATGTACTTCATCATCGGGGCCTGGGGCGGCCCGCGCCGGGTCTACGCGGCGGTGAAGTTCTTCCTGTTCACGATGGCCGGCTCGCTGCTGATGCTGATCGCGATCCTCGTGCTCTACTTCCTGCACGCCGAGCAGTTCCAGGGCGCGCTCACCTTCGACCTGGTCTCCGCGCCCGGCAGCACGGCCCCCGGCCTGCTCGCGACCCTGGTGCCGGTGGCCGCCGGCGGGACCGTGCCTTGGTGGCAGAGCCAGCCCTGGCTGTTCGCGGCCTTCGCGCTGGCGTTCGCGGTCAAGGTGCCCATGGTGCCGCTCCACACCTGGCTGCCGGACGCGCACGTGGAGGCGCCGACGGGGGGCTCGGTGGTGCTGGCCGGGGTGCTGCTCAAGATGGGCACCTACGGCTTCGTGCGCTTCGCCTTGCCGCTCTTCCCGGTGGCCGCCGAGCAGTTCGCGCCGGTGATCTTCACGCTCGCCGTGATCGGGATCCTCTACGGCGCGCTGGTGGCGATGGTGCAGACCGACATCAAGAAGCTCGTGGCCTACTCGTCGGTGGCGCACCTGGGCTTCGTGATGCTCGGCGCCTTCGCCCTCAACGAGGAGGGGCTCCAGGGGTCGATCCTCCAGATGGTGAACCACGGGCTCTCGACCGGTGCCCTCTTCCTCCTGGTCGGCATGATCTACGAGCGCCGCCACACCCGCGAGATCGCCCAGTTCGGCGGGATCGCGAAGCCGATGCCCGTCTTCGCGGCCTTGTTCGGCATCGTCACCATGTCGAGCATCGGGCTGCCGGCGCTGAACGGCTTCGTGGGCGAGTTCCTGATCCTGGTGGGCGCGTTCCTGGCCAGCCCCGGGTTCGCCGTGGCGGCCGCCTTCGGCGTCGTGCTCTCGGCGGTCTACCTGCTCTGGATGGTCGCGCGCGTCTTCTTCGGGCCCTGCGACAATCCCGAGAACATGGGGCTGCTCGACCTCGGACTGCGCGAGAAGCTGGTGATTGCGGCGCTGCTCGTCCCGATCGTCTGGATCGGCGTCTACCCGAACCCCTTCCTGACCCGGCTCGAGGCCTCGGTGGGCGACCTGCTCCACCACATGGAGCAGCGCCGCGAGGCGCAGCTCCACGGCGCGCCCGACGAGCAGCTGGCGTACCGCCCCGGCGAGGAGGCGCCGTGA
- the nuoL gene encoding NADH-quinone oxidoreductase subunit L: MVETVAPTDLLRWIPLLPLFGALVHGVLLALVRRALPRGLVIALSVGAPALAFVVTLLGFFQLRALPGSSVGLVDEVYTWIGAGRVVAEMSFLLDPLSVVMCLVVLGVGTLIHVYSIGYMDDDHREDGGFQRFFCYLNLFLCAMLMLVLGDNLLVLFLGWEGVGLCSYLLIGFWYGDRWNAYCGLKAFVVNRIGDFGFLIGIFLLLWALADVGATLNFRELEAALPRIVERSVAVPGWLGGSWRLTTLIGVCLFVGAMGKSAQIPLYVWLPDAMAGPTPVSALIHAATMVTAGVYMVCRMSFLYEAAPGASALIAWTGAITALFAATIAITQTDIKKVLAYSTVSQLGYMFLAAGCGAYSAAIFHVGTHAFFKALLFLGAGAVILALHHEQDTDRMGGLRRRLRRTHAVFLVGVLAIAGLPPFSGFFSKDEVLLSAWLAHDVPGHQWLWAIGVVTAAITAFYMFRLHFRTFAGASRVEPQVEHHGIHEPAATVLWPLYVLAFFAIVGGFAGLPQAYGDLLGVPDSNSLSNFLRRVVRTQEHHVAHSTEFALAGVATLAAALGAAGAWLLYVARPELPARIRSGAGALHRLLANKYYVDELYDALFVRPLIALSDHVLFRGIDAGLIDGVAVNGSARFVRSLADDALKYLQGGLTQGYLITMVAGTFAVLAWLLAA, translated from the coding sequence ATGGTAGAGACGGTCGCGCCCACCGATCTGCTGCGCTGGATCCCGCTGCTGCCGCTCTTCGGGGCGCTGGTGCACGGCGTGCTGCTCGCCCTGGTGCGGCGCGCCCTGCCGCGCGGGCTCGTGATCGCGCTCTCGGTGGGGGCGCCGGCGCTCGCCTTCGTCGTGACCCTGCTCGGCTTCTTCCAGCTCCGCGCGCTGCCCGGCAGCTCCGTCGGCCTGGTGGACGAGGTCTACACCTGGATCGGCGCCGGCCGCGTGGTCGCCGAGATGTCCTTCCTGCTCGATCCGCTCTCGGTGGTGATGTGCCTGGTCGTGCTCGGCGTGGGCACGCTGATCCACGTCTACTCGATCGGCTACATGGACGACGACCACCGCGAGGACGGCGGCTTCCAGCGCTTCTTCTGCTACCTGAACCTGTTCCTGTGCGCCATGCTGATGCTGGTGCTCGGGGACAACCTGCTGGTGCTGTTCCTGGGCTGGGAGGGGGTGGGCCTGTGCTCCTACCTCCTGATCGGCTTCTGGTACGGCGACCGCTGGAACGCCTACTGCGGCCTCAAGGCCTTCGTCGTCAACCGGATCGGCGACTTCGGCTTCCTGATCGGGATCTTCCTGCTGCTGTGGGCGCTGGCCGACGTCGGCGCCACCCTGAACTTCCGCGAGCTGGAGGCGGCGCTGCCCCGGATCGTCGAGCGCAGCGTCGCGGTGCCCGGGTGGCTGGGCGGCTCCTGGCGGCTCACCACCCTGATCGGGGTGTGCCTCTTCGTCGGCGCGATGGGCAAGTCGGCGCAGATCCCGCTCTACGTCTGGCTGCCGGACGCGATGGCCGGCCCGACGCCGGTCTCCGCGCTGATCCATGCCGCCACCATGGTGACGGCCGGCGTCTACATGGTGTGCCGGATGTCGTTCCTCTACGAGGCGGCGCCGGGCGCGTCGGCGCTGATCGCCTGGACCGGGGCGATCACGGCACTCTTCGCGGCGACCATCGCGATCACCCAGACCGACATCAAGAAGGTGCTCGCCTACTCCACGGTGAGCCAGCTCGGCTACATGTTCCTGGCGGCCGGCTGCGGCGCCTACTCGGCGGCGATCTTCCACGTCGGCACCCACGCCTTCTTCAAGGCGCTGCTCTTCCTCGGCGCCGGGGCGGTGATCCTGGCGCTCCACCACGAGCAGGACACCGACAGGATGGGCGGTCTGCGCCGGCGCCTGCGCCGGACCCACGCCGTGTTCCTGGTGGGCGTGCTCGCGATCGCCGGCCTCCCGCCCTTCTCGGGCTTCTTCTCGAAGGACGAGGTGCTGCTCTCGGCGTGGCTCGCGCACGACGTGCCCGGCCACCAGTGGCTGTGGGCGATCGGCGTCGTCACCGCCGCCATCACCGCGTTCTACATGTTCCGCCTGCACTTCCGGACCTTCGCCGGCGCGAGCCGCGTCGAGCCGCAGGTCGAGCACCACGGCATCCACGAGCCGGCCGCGACCGTCCTCTGGCCGCTCTACGTGCTCGCCTTCTTCGCGATCGTGGGCGGCTTCGCGGGCCTGCCGCAGGCCTACGGCGACCTGCTCGGGGTACCCGACTCGAACAGCCTCTCGAACTTCCTGCGCCGCGTGGTCCGCACGCAGGAGCACCACGTCGCGCACTCGACCGAGTTCGCGCTCGCCGGCGTGGCGACGCTGGCAGCGGCGCTCGGCGCCGCGGGGGCCTGGCTGCTCTACGTGGCGCGGCCCGAGCTGCCGGCGCGGATCCGCTCGGGTGCGGGCGCGCTCCATCGCCTGCTCGCCAACAAGTACTACGTCGACGAGCTCTACGACGCGCTCTTCGTGCGCCCGCTGATCGCGCTCTCGGATCACGTGCTCTTCCGCGGCATCGACGCCGGCCTGATCGACGGCGTCGCCGTGAACGGCAGTGCGCGCTTCGTGCGCTCGCTCGCCGACGACGCGCTCAAGTACCTCCAGGGCGGGCTCACCCAGGGCTACCTGATCACCATGGTCGCGGGCACCTTCGCGGTGCTCGCCTGGCTGCTGGCGGCGTAG
- the nuoK gene encoding NADH-quinone oxidoreductase subunit NuoK, whose translation MIPLEHVIGLSAILFLIGTIGALTRRNLIVILMSIELMLNAANLAFVGFARAWGEQDGQLFVLMVIVVAACEVAVGLGILIALFRNRETVNVEDMSLLKW comes from the coding sequence ATGATCCCGCTCGAGCACGTCATCGGCCTGTCCGCGATCCTGTTCCTGATCGGGACGATCGGGGCGCTCACGCGCCGCAACCTGATCGTGATCCTGATGTCGATCGAGCTGATGCTGAACGCCGCCAACCTGGCCTTCGTCGGCTTCGCGCGGGCCTGGGGCGAGCAGGACGGCCAGCTCTTCGTCCTGATGGTGATCGTGGTGGCCGCCTGCGAGGTGGCGGTGGGGCTCGGCATCCTGATCGCGCTCTTCCGCAACCGCGAGACCGTCAACGTCGAGGACATGAGCCTGCTCAAATGGTAG
- a CDS encoding NADH-quinone oxidoreductase subunit J — translation MSASELFFYGAGALAVVSALGMVANVRNTVAAAMCLVVTMISLAVVFVVLEAHLVAALQIMVYAGAIVVVFLFVVMLLNLRRDTFEPPRQRLLKAAGTVLTLGLAVVFLSLIPTSLPTVREIPEGFGGYRAVGAELFTRFVLPFEVTSLLILAAVVGAVVLAKRRLD, via the coding sequence GTGAGCGCCTCGGAGCTCTTCTTCTACGGGGCGGGCGCCCTGGCCGTGGTGTCGGCGCTCGGCATGGTGGCGAACGTCCGCAACACGGTGGCGGCCGCGATGTGCCTGGTCGTCACGATGATCTCGCTCGCGGTGGTCTTCGTGGTGCTCGAGGCGCACCTGGTGGCCGCGCTCCAGATCATGGTCTACGCGGGCGCGATCGTGGTGGTGTTCCTGTTCGTGGTGATGCTGCTGAACCTGCGCCGGGACACCTTCGAGCCGCCACGCCAGCGCCTGCTGAAGGCGGCCGGGACGGTCCTGACGCTCGGCCTCGCGGTGGTCTTCCTGTCGCTGATCCCGACCTCGTTGCCGACGGTGCGCGAGATCCCGGAGGGCTTCGGCGGCTACCGGGCCGTCGGCGCGGAGCTCTTCACGCGCTTCGTGCTGCCCTTCGAGGTGACCTCGCTCCTGATCCTGGCCGCGGTGGTGGGCGCCGTGGTGCTCGCCAAGCGGAGGCTCGACTGA
- a CDS encoding NADH-quinone oxidoreductase subunit H: protein METAILLGAVAKTLFILLIAVGAFAPVITWVERKQSAVMQDRIGANRADIAGVKVLGLLHPLADVLKLLTKEDVVPAGASRFLHMAAPLIAAIPVIASFGVIPFGGVYPFGDRTWNLVVADLDWGILYIFAIASLATYGTVIAGWASNNNWSLLGSLRASAQMISYEVTMGLSIVGLFMVFQTLRLTDMGLAQDDTFRLLGFLERFGVVETLPAWLSWLQLPKWGLFLQPLGFVMFLTCVMAENKRPPFDLPEAESELVAGYFTEYSGMRFGLFYMSEFIEVVVIAALTTSLFLGGWAVPFLPQSTIIGAITPVFGAGVATALCMVLHVLTFFLKVIVMIWLQMQIRWTLPRPRYDQVMDLCWKVMLPLSLANVFLTGLVILLVRGAAA from the coding sequence ATGGAGACCGCGATCCTGCTCGGCGCCGTCGCCAAGACGCTCTTCATCCTCCTGATCGCGGTCGGCGCCTTCGCGCCGGTCATCACCTGGGTGGAGCGCAAGCAGAGCGCGGTCATGCAGGACCGGATCGGCGCGAACCGCGCCGACATCGCGGGCGTGAAGGTGCTGGGGCTCCTGCACCCGCTCGCCGACGTGCTCAAGCTCCTCACCAAGGAGGACGTGGTCCCGGCCGGCGCGAGCCGCTTCCTGCACATGGCCGCGCCGCTGATCGCGGCGATCCCGGTGATCGCCTCGTTCGGCGTGATCCCCTTCGGCGGCGTCTACCCGTTCGGCGACCGCACCTGGAACCTGGTGGTCGCGGACCTCGACTGGGGGATCCTCTACATCTTCGCGATCGCCTCGCTGGCGACCTACGGCACGGTGATCGCCGGCTGGGCCAGCAACAACAACTGGTCGCTGCTCGGCAGCCTGCGCGCGTCGGCGCAGATGATCTCCTACGAGGTCACGATGGGGCTCTCCATCGTGGGCCTGTTCATGGTGTTCCAGACCCTGCGCCTCACCGACATGGGCCTCGCGCAGGACGACACCTTCCGGCTGCTCGGCTTCCTCGAGCGCTTCGGCGTGGTCGAGACCCTGCCCGCCTGGCTGTCCTGGCTCCAGCTCCCGAAGTGGGGGCTCTTCCTCCAGCCGCTCGGCTTCGTGATGTTCCTGACCTGCGTGATGGCGGAGAACAAGCGCCCGCCCTTCGACCTCCCCGAGGCCGAGTCCGAGCTGGTGGCCGGCTACTTCACCGAGTACTCGGGCATGCGCTTCGGCCTGTTCTACATGTCGGAGTTCATCGAGGTGGTGGTGATCGCGGCGCTCACGACGTCGCTCTTCCTGGGCGGCTGGGCGGTCCCGTTCCTGCCACAGTCCACCATCATCGGCGCGATCACGCCGGTCTTCGGCGCCGGCGTCGCGACCGCCCTGTGCATGGTGCTCCACGTCCTCACCTTCTTCCTGAAGGTGATCGTGATGATCTGGCTCCAGATGCAGATCCGCTGGACCCTGCCGCGGCCGCGCTACGACCAGGTGATGGACCTGTGCTGGAAGGTCATGCTGCCGCTCTCGCTCGCGAACGTCTTCCTGACCGGGCTCGTGATCCTGCTGGTGCGGGGGGCTGCCGCGTGA
- a CDS encoding 2Fe-2S iron-sulfur cluster-binding protein → MKITVDGVAYEVAEGRTILQALDDLGLLMNGVDVPHYCWHPKLSIDGSCRLCQVEIEGVPKLQIACNTVVAEGMAIHTRNERVRKAREGVMELLLVNHPLDCPICDKAGECKLQDYAFDYGVPHARTREPRRAAKKRVDLGPTIVFDQERCIFCRRCVRFCREVPGTGELGIFVRGDRSVLETFPGTPLDNDYSMNVADICPVGALTTKDFRFKIRVWFLEDVPGVCTGCANGCNVHLGVANNRVYRYLPRRNDAVNGTWICDEGRLSYHRIGAADRIDGHALHGADGRREQASLDAAVAAAAAALRAVIERQGPGAIGALASPHATNEDLFVLRRFLEALGSTQAGFAVPTWRADALLRKPEAAANAAGCRALGFGDAAPLLERVRGGAVAGLLVLGHDVLATAGTAALDALRGLDALVLADSHRSALEGLAQVVFATRVPAEKLGTITNHAGRVQRVVPAVEPPFEAHAEGEIVWRIAQALDLPGFAGAYDVRAISKELAQAEDAFAGRDLDALPPEGAPLHGAGVG, encoded by the coding sequence GTGAAGATCACCGTCGACGGCGTGGCCTACGAGGTGGCCGAGGGGCGCACGATCCTGCAGGCGCTCGACGACCTCGGCCTGCTCATGAACGGCGTGGACGTCCCGCACTACTGCTGGCACCCGAAGCTCAGCATCGACGGGAGCTGCCGGCTGTGCCAGGTCGAGATCGAGGGCGTCCCGAAGCTCCAGATCGCCTGCAACACGGTGGTGGCGGAGGGGATGGCGATCCACACGCGGAACGAGCGGGTCCGCAAGGCCCGCGAGGGCGTGATGGAGCTGCTGCTCGTCAACCACCCGCTCGACTGCCCGATCTGCGACAAGGCCGGCGAGTGCAAGCTCCAGGACTACGCCTTCGACTACGGCGTGCCGCACGCGCGCACCCGCGAGCCGCGGCGCGCCGCCAAGAAGCGGGTGGACCTGGGCCCCACGATCGTCTTCGACCAGGAGCGCTGCATCTTCTGCCGGCGTTGCGTGCGCTTCTGCCGCGAGGTGCCCGGCACCGGCGAGCTCGGGATCTTCGTGCGCGGCGACCGCTCGGTGCTCGAGACCTTCCCGGGCACGCCGCTCGACAACGACTACTCGATGAACGTCGCCGACATCTGCCCGGTCGGCGCGCTCACCACCAAGGACTTCCGCTTCAAGATCCGGGTCTGGTTCCTGGAGGACGTGCCGGGCGTCTGCACCGGCTGCGCGAACGGCTGCAACGTCCATCTCGGGGTCGCCAACAACCGCGTGTACCGCTACCTGCCGCGCCGCAACGACGCGGTGAACGGGACCTGGATCTGCGACGAGGGACGGCTCTCCTACCACCGCATCGGCGCCGCGGACCGCATCGACGGCCACGCGCTGCACGGCGCCGACGGGCGCCGGGAGCAGGCCTCGCTCGACGCGGCGGTGGCGGCGGCCGCCGCGGCCCTGCGCGCGGTGATCGAGCGCCAGGGGCCCGGTGCGATCGGCGCGCTCGCCTCGCCGCACGCCACCAACGAGGACCTGTTCGTGCTGCGCCGCTTCCTGGAGGCGCTGGGCTCGACCCAGGCGGGCTTCGCGGTCCCGACCTGGCGCGCCGACGCGCTGCTCCGCAAGCCCGAGGCGGCCGCCAACGCCGCCGGCTGCCGCGCGCTCGGCTTCGGCGACGCGGCGCCCCTGCTCGAGCGGGTGCGCGGCGGCGCGGTGGCGGGGCTGCTCGTCCTCGGCCACGACGTGCTCGCGACGGCAGGCACCGCTGCGCTCGACGCGCTGCGCGGGCTCGACGCGCTGGTGCTGGCCGACAGCCACCGCTCCGCCCTCGAAGGACTCGCACAGGTGGTCTTCGCTACCCGCGTGCCGGCCGAGAAGCTCGGCACGATCACCAACCACGCCGGCCGCGTGCAGCGCGTCGTCCCGGCCGTCGAGCCGCCCTTCGAGGCGCACGCCGAGGGCGAGATCGTGTGGCGGATCGCGCAGGCGCTCGATCTGCCCGGATTCGCCGGCGCCTACGACGTGCGCGCGATCTCGAAGGAGCTGGCCCAGGCCGAGGACGCCTTCGCCGGCCGCGACCTCGACGCGCTCCCGCCCGAGGGCGCGCCGCTGCACGGCGCGGGGGTGGGCTGA
- the nuoF gene encoding NADH-quinone oxidoreductase subunit NuoF: MSEHTGDDAFATLAGYRARGGWEAARKALTTMSPEQVVELVKNAGLQGRGGAGFATGLKWSFMPKGNEKPKYLVCNADESEPGSFKDRLLLSRAPHQMLEGILIGAWATGAEKTFVYVRGEYAHPADVLQRAIDECYEAGLLGASCLGTGFRHDVVVSRGAGAYICGEETGLLESLEGKKGQPRKKPPFPAQYGAFGMPTTVNNVETFSHVPHIVSRGAEWFRGFGTEKSPGTTIFGVSGHVRRPGLYELPLGTRLDEIVFEHAQGPLGGRKVKGVIPGGASMPILPASQLDVPMANEFLRERKTMLGTGGVMVMDDTTCMVRVACVITYFFRDESCGQCTQCREGTGWIHKIMERIERGAGQRSDLDLLLDIASKMEGQTICAFADAAAWPVQGLLRHFRADFEAHVEHGKCPFPESFEL; the protein is encoded by the coding sequence CTGAGCGAGCACACGGGCGACGACGCCTTCGCGACGCTCGCCGGCTACCGCGCGCGCGGTGGCTGGGAGGCGGCCCGCAAGGCGCTCACGACGATGTCGCCCGAGCAGGTCGTGGAGCTGGTCAAGAACGCGGGCCTGCAGGGCCGCGGCGGCGCCGGCTTCGCGACCGGGCTCAAGTGGTCGTTCATGCCGAAGGGGAACGAGAAGCCCAAGTACCTGGTCTGCAACGCCGACGAGTCCGAGCCCGGCTCCTTCAAGGACCGGCTGCTGCTCTCGCGCGCGCCGCACCAGATGCTCGAGGGCATCCTGATCGGCGCCTGGGCGACCGGCGCCGAGAAGACCTTCGTCTACGTGCGCGGCGAGTACGCGCACCCCGCCGACGTGCTCCAGCGCGCGATCGACGAGTGCTACGAGGCGGGGCTGCTCGGAGCGAGCTGCCTCGGCACCGGCTTCCGGCACGACGTCGTCGTGTCGCGCGGGGCGGGTGCCTACATCTGCGGCGAGGAGACGGGGCTGCTCGAGTCGCTCGAGGGCAAGAAGGGCCAGCCCCGCAAGAAGCCGCCGTTCCCGGCGCAGTACGGCGCGTTCGGCATGCCGACCACGGTCAACAACGTCGAGACCTTCTCGCACGTGCCCCACATCGTGTCGCGCGGCGCCGAGTGGTTCCGCGGCTTCGGCACCGAGAAGAGCCCGGGCACCACGATCTTCGGCGTGTCGGGCCACGTCCGGCGCCCCGGCCTCTACGAGCTTCCGCTCGGCACGCGCCTCGACGAGATCGTCTTCGAGCACGCCCAGGGCCCGCTCGGGGGCCGCAAGGTGAAGGGCGTGATCCCCGGCGGCGCCTCGATGCCGATCCTGCCCGCCTCGCAGCTCGACGTGCCGATGGCGAACGAGTTCCTGCGCGAGCGCAAGACGATGCTCGGCACCGGCGGCGTGATGGTGATGGACGACACCACCTGCATGGTGCGGGTCGCCTGCGTGATCACCTACTTCTTCCGCGACGAGTCCTGCGGCCAGTGCACCCAGTGCCGCGAGGGCACCGGCTGGATCCACAAGATCATGGAGCGCATCGAGCGCGGCGCCGGCCAGCGCTCGGACCTCGACCTCCTGCTCGACATCGCCTCCAAGATGGAGGGCCAGACGATCTGCGCCTTCGCGGACGCCGCCGCCTGGCCGGTGCAGGGCCTGCTGCGCCACTTCCGCGCGGACTTCGAGGCGCACGTGGAGCACGGCAAGTGCCCCTTCCCCGAGAGCTTCGAGCTGTGA
- a CDS encoding NAD(P)H-dependent oxidoreductase subunit E produces the protein MVISAETRAFIDAQIARYPHKRGALLAALHAVQKERGWIDPEAMGALAEIFEIRPVEVMEVVSFYNMFSAEKQGRHQVRVCTNLPCSLRGARELVHALERHLGIAAGETTPDGRITLGHEECLGACAWAPMMRVDETYHEDLDAEQACQIVDALK, from the coding sequence ATGGTGATCTCCGCCGAGACGCGGGCGTTCATCGACGCCCAGATCGCGCGCTACCCGCACAAGCGCGGCGCGCTGCTCGCAGCCCTGCACGCGGTGCAGAAGGAGCGGGGCTGGATCGACCCCGAGGCGATGGGCGCGCTCGCCGAGATCTTCGAGATCCGCCCGGTCGAGGTGATGGAGGTCGTCTCCTTCTACAACATGTTCTCCGCCGAGAAGCAGGGGCGGCACCAGGTGCGCGTCTGTACGAACCTGCCCTGCTCGCTGCGCGGCGCCCGCGAGCTGGTCCACGCGCTCGAGCGGCACCTCGGCATCGCGGCGGGCGAGACGACGCCCGACGGGCGCATCACGCTCGGCCACGAGGAGTGCCTGGGCGCCTGTGCGTGGGCGCCGATGATGCGCGTGGACGAGACCTACCACGAGGATCTGGACGCCGAGCAGGCCTGCCAGATCGTCGACGCGCTGAAGTAG
- the ndhC gene encoding NADH-quinone oxidoreductase subunit A — MLAEYTGAVVILLVSTVLASALLGIHLLLGPRRQFAEKSEPFECGERPIVSPKQRFSVKFYIVAMLFILFDVEAVFFYPWGALFQQLGWFGFVEMLSFTAVLVAGLAYVWMKGALEW; from the coding sequence ATGCTCGCCGAGTACACCGGCGCCGTCGTGATCCTGCTCGTCTCGACGGTCCTGGCCAGCGCCCTGCTCGGCATCCACCTGCTGCTCGGCCCGCGCCGCCAGTTCGCCGAGAAGAGCGAGCCCTTCGAGTGCGGCGAGCGGCCGATCGTCTCCCCGAAACAGCGCTTCTCCGTGAAGTTCTACATCGTCGCGATGCTCTTCATCCTCTTCGACGTGGAGGCGGTGTTCTTCTACCCCTGGGGTGCCCTCTTCCAGCAGCTCGGCTGGTTCGGCTTCGTCGAGATGCTGAGCTTCACCGCGGTGCTGGTGGCCGGCCTCGCCTACGTGTGGATGAAGGGCGCACTCGAATGGTGA
- a CDS encoding NAD(P)-dependent glycerol-3-phosphate dehydrogenase, with protein MAVRVAVLGAGSFGSCLAILCADRGHDVTLWARDPAFADAIARERRNPRYLKEIEFPASIRPTADLGAALAGAEMVIVSVPSHAVRPVMAEAARWLPAEALLVSTVKGIELDTGRTMDAVLEEVLPAGHHPRLTYLSGPSFAHEVARHKPTVVTVAGKHESYAIAVQSHLSCPWFRCYSDTDVIGVEIGGALKNVIAIAVGVSDGLGMGANARAATMTRGLAEITRLGVALGANPLTFLGLAGMGDLVLTCTGDLSRNRRVGLALGAGRTLASILEELGEVAEGVRTTYAACQLAERIGVELPIAEGVRALLEGKVDPRQGAAQLLTRQLRGEKDWNYRRR; from the coding sequence ATGGCCGTGCGGGTCGCCGTCCTCGGTGCAGGGAGCTTCGGAAGCTGCCTCGCGATCCTGTGCGCCGACCGCGGCCACGACGTGACGCTCTGGGCGCGCGACCCGGCCTTCGCCGACGCGATCGCCCGCGAGCGTCGCAACCCCCGGTATCTCAAGGAGATCGAGTTCCCGGCCTCGATCCGTCCGACGGCCGACCTCGGCGCGGCGCTGGCGGGCGCCGAGATGGTGATCGTCTCGGTGCCGAGCCACGCGGTGCGCCCCGTGATGGCCGAGGCTGCGCGCTGGCTCCCGGCGGAGGCGCTGCTCGTCTCCACGGTGAAGGGGATCGAGCTCGACACCGGGCGCACGATGGACGCCGTGCTCGAGGAGGTGCTGCCCGCCGGCCACCACCCGCGCCTCACCTACCTCTCGGGGCCCTCCTTCGCGCACGAGGTGGCCCGCCACAAGCCCACGGTCGTCACCGTGGCGGGCAAGCACGAGTCCTACGCGATCGCGGTCCAGAGCCACCTCTCGTGCCCCTGGTTCCGCTGCTACTCGGACACGGACGTGATCGGGGTCGAGATCGGGGGCGCGCTCAAGAACGTGATCGCGATCGCGGTCGGGGTGTCGGACGGGCTCGGCATGGGGGCCAACGCCCGCGCCGCGACGATGACCCGCGGGCTCGCCGAGATCACGCGCCTCGGCGTGGCGCTCGGCGCCAACCCCCTGACCTTCCTGGGCCTCGCCGGGATGGGCGACCTGGTCCTGACCTGCACCGGCGACCTCTCGCGCAACCGCCGGGTCGGCCTTGCGCTCGGCGCCGGGCGCACCCTCGCGAGCATCCTCGAGGAGCTCGGGGAGGTGGCCGAGGGCGTCCGCACCACCTACGCGGCCTGCCAGCTCGCCGAGCGCATCGGCGTCGAGCTGCCGATCGCCGAGGGGGTGCGGGCGCTCCTGGAAGGCAAGGTCGATCCCCGCCAGGGCGCCGCCCAGCTCCTCACCCGCCAGCTCCGGGGCGAGAAGGACTGGAACTACCGGCGCCGGTGA